From the Paenibacillus sp. FSL H8-0548 genome, one window contains:
- a CDS encoding AMP-dependent synthetase and ligase → MNQFQPNNQIPQQLAHAEQLIQQLVNQTQQASAQYQQLLNQELNNAKALEQIAQREQQAAQIIQTALQGHQTAIQQLQQISGICNQISHSVNSQTQAFSNMNNHQSQGFQPYSH, encoded by the coding sequence ATGAACCAATTTCAACCAAACAATCAAATTCCACAGCAACTGGCACATGCGGAACAACTTATACAACAATTGGTAAACCAAACGCAGCAAGCATCTGCTCAATACCAACAATTATTAAATCAGGAACTAAATAATGCTAAAGCTCTCGAACAAATTGCACAACGCGAACAGCAAGCAGCACAAATCATTCAAACAGCTTTACAAGGCCATCAAACGGCGATTCAGCAGTTACAGCAAATCTCCGGGATATGCAATCAAATTTCACATTCAGTTAACTCCCAAACCCAAGCATTCTCTAACATGAACAATCATCAATCACAAGGCTTTCAACCCTATTCTCATTAA
- a CDS encoding radical SAM protein produces MAIEIRDIVSKNILSEAKGYLDMGFTHSLNPYSGCAFSCRYCYVREMPIQKFKDTPWGEWVDIKTNAAENYRTEVIKLRRKNKPVNIFMSSATDPYQPIERKAEITRQILEAMIEWPPDLLQIQTRSPLITRDLDLLVRLKTNCEVLVSMTIETDREDMKQLFAPYAPGIQLRIKALRELHEAGITTQASISPVLPFTRDFPNVLKGIVDRIWIDTLNIGDGSMGKRSERLGMPQVFETNGLSEWYSRDIHARVEKYFKAQFSQEMIHVSKSEAFPNFKK; encoded by the coding sequence ATGGCAATTGAAATAAGAGACATCGTATCCAAAAATATTCTCAGCGAAGCAAAAGGCTATTTAGATATGGGATTTACCCATTCCTTGAACCCGTATAGCGGCTGCGCGTTCTCGTGCCGCTATTGCTATGTAAGAGAAATGCCGATTCAGAAATTCAAGGATACACCTTGGGGAGAATGGGTGGACATCAAAACAAACGCTGCGGAAAACTACAGGACTGAAGTGATTAAACTCCGACGTAAAAATAAACCAGTAAATATCTTCATGTCCTCGGCAACGGACCCTTACCAGCCGATAGAGCGGAAGGCAGAAATTACGCGGCAGATTTTAGAAGCGATGATCGAATGGCCGCCGGATCTGCTTCAAATTCAGACACGAAGCCCACTCATTACAAGGGATCTCGATCTGCTCGTTCGTCTGAAAACAAATTGCGAAGTGCTTGTGTCCATGACGATCGAAACGGATCGAGAGGATATGAAGCAGTTATTTGCTCCGTATGCACCAGGAATCCAGTTGCGGATAAAAGCATTAAGGGAGCTGCATGAAGCTGGAATAACGACACAAGCTTCTATCTCACCTGTACTTCCGTTTACTCGTGATTTCCCCAATGTACTGAAAGGTATTGTAGATCGGATTTGGATCGATACGCTCAATATTGGGGATGGTTCAATGGGGAAGCGATCAGAGCGACTGGGGATGCCACAGGTATTTGAAACAAATGGGTTGTCCGAATGGTACAGCAGAGATATCCATGCCCGTGTTGAAAAGTACTTTAAGGCTCAATTTTCACAAGAGATGATACATGTTTCAAAGTCTGAAGCTTTCCCTAATTTCAAGAAATAA
- a CDS encoding manganese catalase family protein, with product MYFYKEDLINNIVVDKPDPGAAKVLQETLGGQFGEMRTMMQYFFQSSNFRGNATQYRDLIRGVFLEEISHVELVQHTINQLLNEAGGNQPGNSGIDSAPLDEAIKHANPHHFIMGAKSSLPVDAGGNPWSGSYVYSHGNIISDLLDNLVLESTGVLQKSRIYEMSSNKTFRETLAFLIVRDNAHQNAFAKALETLGVEWGKLFPVPNYDINKYPECRKYVDLGFHNAQFNFRLDDTRIGEIFNGQSPSRNKGNLEVTAPPEGFPIPYLPEMPNEHSPGFYDMNA from the coding sequence TTGTACTTCTATAAAGAAGATTTAATTAATAATATTGTAGTTGATAAGCCTGACCCCGGCGCAGCCAAAGTATTGCAAGAAACACTTGGTGGCCAATTTGGTGAAATGCGAACCATGATGCAATATTTTTTTCAGAGCAGCAATTTCCGTGGGAATGCAACGCAGTATCGCGATTTAATTCGTGGAGTATTTCTTGAAGAAATCAGTCATGTTGAGCTCGTTCAGCATACCATTAACCAATTGCTCAATGAAGCAGGTGGCAATCAGCCTGGCAATTCTGGAATCGACTCCGCCCCTCTTGATGAAGCTATAAAGCATGCTAATCCGCATCATTTTATTATGGGTGCTAAAAGCTCGCTGCCAGTAGATGCTGGTGGCAATCCATGGTCAGGTAGTTATGTATATAGCCATGGAAACATAATTAGTGATTTACTTGATAACTTGGTACTAGAGTCAACGGGAGTACTTCAGAAGTCCCGAATTTATGAAATGAGTTCAAACAAAACATTTCGTGAAACTTTAGCCTTTCTCATCGTTCGTGACAATGCTCATCAAAATGCTTTCGCGAAAGCTCTTGAAACGCTTGGCGTAGAGTGGGGTAAACTATTTCCCGTACCGAATTATGATATTAACAAGTATCCAGAATGCCGCAAATATGTAGACTTGGGTTTTCATAATGCTCAGTTTAACTTCCGCTTGGATGATACACGGATCGGAGAAATATTCAACGGTCAATCACCAAGCAGAAATAAGGGGAATTTAGAAGTAACTGCACCTCCGGAGGGGTTCCCGATACCCTATCTACCAGAGATGCCAAATGAGCATAGTCCCGGGTTCTATGATATGAACGCGTAA
- a CDS encoding DinB family protein — MFYDLQGEENMSPIVGILFSAVKENSQRLQLITEGMSQEELDYKGPDNNLNSTAQLIKHIMYVDLNWVYRMKGQPLPHYYKEQYGPMIDANNRLPMVTGKSLNTLMSNYEVVLNMLKDTCIQIKDADLDTVVTFGHENEKQATIRWGLWHISDHSRYHQAHINLLRKWYNENSRDIKSGSNHSVDIPLLAEPQQKPHG, encoded by the coding sequence ATGTTTTACGATTTACAAGGTGAAGAAAATATGTCACCAATTGTGGGGATTTTGTTTTCCGCTGTGAAAGAAAATAGTCAACGACTACAATTAATCACTGAAGGCATGTCACAAGAAGAATTAGATTATAAGGGTCCCGATAACAACTTAAATAGTACCGCTCAGCTAATAAAACATATCATGTATGTTGATCTCAATTGGGTTTATAGAATGAAAGGACAGCCACTTCCTCATTATTATAAAGAACAATATGGACCTATGATAGATGCAAATAATAGGCTGCCAATGGTCACTGGCAAGTCTTTGAACACACTGATGTCTAACTATGAAGTTGTGTTAAATATGTTGAAAGATACATGTATACAAATAAAAGATGCTGATCTAGATACAGTTGTTACATTTGGTCATGAAAATGAAAAGCAAGCAACCATTCGATGGGGATTATGGCATATCTCTGATCATAGCCGGTATCATCAGGCTCATATTAATCTGCTTAGAAAGTGGTATAATGAAAATTCCCGGGACATAAAGAGTGGCTCAAATCACTCCGTTGATATTCCACTCTTGGCGGAGCCTCAGCAAAAACCTCACGGATAA